A single window of Cellulomonas sp. NTE-D12 DNA harbors:
- a CDS encoding sterol carrier family protein encodes MAVRRRTDPADGRAALAVWRAAPDEVPVGARRTAVRFTLEELADVAPGNSVEVRVPPDGAVQAVAGPRHTRGTPPNVVETDPDTWLRLATGALTWTDAVAQGRVHASGARADLADWLPLQAARPRA; translated from the coding sequence GTGGCGGTACGACGCAGGACGGATCCGGCCGACGGGCGGGCGGCACTCGCCGTGTGGCGCGCCGCGCCCGACGAGGTCCCGGTGGGCGCCCGACGCACCGCGGTCCGGTTCACCCTCGAGGAGCTGGCCGACGTCGCACCCGGCAACTCGGTCGAGGTGCGCGTCCCGCCGGACGGCGCCGTGCAGGCCGTCGCCGGCCCGCGGCACACCCGCGGCACCCCGCCGAACGTCGTCGAGACCGACCCCGACACCTGGCTCCGCCTCGCGACGGGTGCGCTGACGTGGACGGACGCCGTCGCCCAGGGGAGGGTGCACGCGTCGGGCGCCCGCGCCGACCTCGCCGACTGGCTGCCGCTCCAGGCTGCCCGCCCCCGCGCCTGA
- a CDS encoding histidine kinase produces MPDPQPTPEPDDTAVPDTAATPADGAAPADTAAPADTAAPADSTLTADAAAPADTAAPADTAAPPADAAVPTEDELLRTAVPATVRHAPRYSAFLTTGTLVGLVVGLIVAVLLADGSVSSTGGVLPFLGGSNGVRLLSALSGAVLGLGIGAGLALWADRRSLHR; encoded by the coding sequence GTGCCGGATCCCCAGCCGACCCCCGAGCCCGACGACACGGCCGTGCCGGACACCGCCGCGACGCCCGCCGACGGCGCTGCGCCCGCCGACACCGCTGCGCCCGCCGACACCGCTGCGCCCGCCGACTCCACCCTGACAGCCGACGCCGCGGCGCCTGCCGACACCGCTGCGCCCGCCGACACCGCTGCGCCCCCCGCCGACGCCGCCGTCCCCACGGAGGACGAGCTGCTCCGCACCGCCGTGCCGGCCACCGTCCGCCACGCACCCCGCTACAGCGCCTTCCTCACCACCGGCACCCTGGTCGGCCTCGTCGTCGGCCTGATCGTCGCCGTGCTGCTGGCCGACGGCTCCGTCAGCAGCACCGGCGGTGTGCTGCCGTTCCTCGGCGGCTCCAACGGCGTCCGCCTGCTCTCGGCGCTGTCCGGTGCCGTGCTCGGCCTGGGCATCGGTGCCGGTCTCGCCCTGTGGGCCGACCGGCGGTCGCTGCACCGCTGA
- the purF gene encoding amidophosphoribosyltransferase — MAPRADGRLSHDLLPNEKGPQDACGVFGVWAPGEEVAKLTYFGLYALQHRGQESAGIATSDGRHLLVYKDMGLVSQVFDETALNALTGHIAIGHTRYSTTGASTWENAQPTLGATAGGTVALGHNGNLTNTAELIELVAERYGSKRRGELARGNTTDTALVTALLAGDPDHTLEATALEVLPRLRGAFSLVFMDETTLYAARDPQGVRPLVLGRLERGWVVASETPALDIVGASYVREVEPGEFLAIDADGLRSSRLATPDRAGCIFEYVYLARPDTTIAGRSVHASRVDMGRQLAIEHPVEADLVIPVPESGTPAAVGYAQQSGIPFGQGLTKNAYVGRTFIQPSQTLRQLGIRLKLNPLREVIRGKRLVVVDDSIVRGNTQRALIRMLREAGAAEVHVRISSPPVKWPCFYGIDFASRAELIANGLAVDEIAASLGADSLGYISIEGLVEATEQPVGQLCTACFTGKYPIPLPPDDRLAKNLVDQQQLPLGSPEDGLVTLIPSAGAAGALEHP, encoded by the coding sequence GTGGCCCCCCGCGCGGACGGACGCTTGTCCCACGACCTGCTGCCGAACGAGAAGGGCCCGCAGGACGCCTGCGGGGTCTTCGGTGTCTGGGCTCCCGGCGAGGAGGTCGCCAAGCTCACCTACTTCGGCCTGTACGCGTTGCAGCACCGCGGCCAGGAGTCGGCGGGCATCGCGACCAGCGACGGCCGGCACCTGCTGGTCTACAAGGACATGGGCCTGGTGTCCCAGGTGTTCGACGAGACGGCGCTCAACGCGCTGACCGGGCACATCGCCATCGGCCACACCCGCTACTCGACCACGGGCGCCTCCACCTGGGAGAACGCGCAGCCCACGCTCGGCGCCACCGCCGGCGGCACCGTCGCCCTGGGCCACAACGGCAACCTGACCAACACCGCCGAGCTGATCGAGCTGGTCGCCGAGCGGTACGGCAGCAAGCGCCGTGGGGAGCTCGCCCGCGGCAACACCACCGACACCGCCCTGGTCACGGCCCTGCTGGCCGGCGACCCGGACCACACCCTCGAGGCGACGGCGCTCGAGGTGCTGCCCCGCCTGCGAGGCGCGTTCAGCCTCGTCTTCATGGACGAGACCACCCTCTACGCCGCCCGTGACCCGCAGGGTGTCCGGCCGCTGGTGCTCGGCCGCCTCGAGCGCGGCTGGGTGGTCGCCTCCGAGACGCCGGCGCTCGACATCGTCGGTGCGTCCTACGTCCGGGAGGTCGAGCCCGGCGAGTTCCTGGCGATCGACGCCGACGGGCTGCGCAGCAGCCGGCTCGCGACGCCGGACCGTGCCGGCTGCATCTTCGAGTACGTGTACCTCGCCCGTCCGGACACGACGATCGCGGGCCGGTCGGTGCACGCGTCGCGCGTGGACATGGGCCGGCAGCTCGCCATCGAGCACCCGGTCGAGGCCGACCTGGTGATCCCGGTCCCGGAGTCCGGCACTCCTGCCGCGGTCGGCTACGCGCAGCAGTCCGGCATCCCGTTCGGTCAGGGGCTGACCAAGAACGCCTACGTCGGCCGCACGTTCATCCAGCCGTCGCAGACGCTGCGCCAGCTCGGCATCCGACTCAAGCTCAACCCGCTGCGCGAGGTGATCCGCGGCAAGCGGCTGGTCGTCGTCGACGACTCGATCGTCCGCGGCAACACCCAGCGCGCCCTGATCCGCATGCTCCGGGAGGCCGGTGCCGCCGAGGTGCACGTGCGGATCAGCTCCCCACCGGTGAAGTGGCCGTGCTTCTACGGCATCGACTTCGCCTCCCGCGCCGAGCTGATCGCCAACGGGCTGGCCGTCGACGAGATCGCCGCGTCGCTGGGCGCCGACTCGCTCGGCTACATCTCCATCGAGGGTCTCGTCGAGGCGACCGAGCAGCCGGTCGGCCAGCTGTGCACCGCCTGCTTCACCGGGAAGTACCCGATCCCGCTGCCGCCGGACGACCGGCTGGCCAAGAACCTGGTCGACCAGCAGCAGCTGCCCCTCGGCTCGCCCGAGGACGGGCTGGTCACCCTCATCCCCAGCGCCGGCGCGGCCGGTGCGCTGGAGCACCCGTGA
- the purM gene encoding phosphoribosylformylglycinamidine cyclo-ligase yields MTGHKVTYAEAGVDVHAGDKAVELMREAVRATQGAEVVGGVGGFAGLFDASALLGYRRPLLATSTDGVGTKVAVAQALDRHDTIGFDLVGMVVDDIAVVGAKPLFMTDYIACGKVVPERIAQIVRGIAAACQVAGTALVGGETAEHPGLLAPDEYDVAGAATGVVEADGLLGPHRVESGDVLIALGSSGLHSNGYSLVRRVIEVSGWRFDRYVDELGRTIGEELLEPTRVYAADCLALTERAAGGMHAFSHVTGGGLAANLARVLPTSSVAEVSRAGWQLPPVFSLVQRLGEVPWNDLESTLNLGVGMVAVVAPDAAAGVLSHAGELGLPAWELGSIRPFDAERDVPGTPDLVSGTKGVQGGAVLMSGSYRV; encoded by the coding sequence GTGACCGGGCACAAGGTCACCTACGCGGAGGCCGGCGTCGACGTGCACGCCGGCGACAAGGCCGTCGAGCTGATGCGCGAGGCGGTGCGCGCAACGCAGGGTGCCGAGGTGGTCGGTGGGGTCGGTGGCTTCGCCGGCCTGTTCGACGCGTCGGCGCTGCTCGGCTACCGCCGGCCCCTGCTGGCCACGTCGACCGACGGCGTCGGTACCAAGGTGGCCGTCGCCCAGGCTCTCGACCGGCACGACACCATCGGCTTCGACCTGGTCGGCATGGTGGTCGACGACATCGCCGTGGTCGGTGCGAAGCCCCTGTTCATGACCGACTACATCGCCTGCGGCAAGGTGGTCCCGGAGCGGATCGCCCAGATCGTCCGCGGCATCGCGGCCGCCTGCCAGGTGGCCGGCACGGCACTGGTCGGTGGTGAGACGGCCGAGCACCCGGGGCTGCTCGCGCCCGACGAGTACGACGTGGCCGGCGCCGCGACCGGTGTGGTCGAGGCGGACGGCCTGCTGGGTCCGCACCGGGTCGAGTCCGGAGACGTGCTGATCGCCCTCGGGTCCAGCGGGCTGCACTCCAACGGGTACTCGCTGGTGCGCCGGGTCATCGAGGTGTCCGGCTGGCGGTTCGACCGGTACGTCGACGAGCTCGGCCGCACGATCGGCGAGGAGCTGCTCGAACCCACCCGCGTCTACGCCGCCGACTGCCTCGCGCTGACGGAGCGCGCCGCGGGCGGGATGCACGCGTTCAGCCACGTCACCGGCGGAGGGCTCGCCGCCAACCTGGCCCGGGTGCTGCCGACCAGCTCCGTGGCAGAGGTGTCCCGCGCCGGCTGGCAGCTGCCGCCGGTGTTCTCCCTGGTGCAGCGCCTCGGCGAGGTGCCGTGGAACGACCTCGAGTCGACCCTGAACCTGGGGGTCGGCATGGTCGCCGTCGTCGCGCCGGACGCCGCCGCCGGTGTGCTGTCCCACGCGGGCGAGCTCGGGCTGCCCGCGTGGGAGCTGGGCAGCATCCGGCCGTTCGACGCGGAGCGCGACGTGCCCGGGACGCCGGACCTGGTCAGCGGCACCAAGGGCGTGCAGGGCGGAGCCGTCCTGATGTCGGGCAGCTACCGCGTCTGA
- a CDS encoding DUF3073 domain-containing protein: MGRGRQKAKQTKVARELKYFSPDTNYRALEQELSSRGHNDLVTETRPPVSEETNPSWKSWSSDDEDDDDR; encoded by the coding sequence ATGGGGCGCGGCCGTCAGAAGGCTAAGCAGACGAAGGTGGCCCGGGAGCTGAAGTACTTCAGCCCGGACACCAACTACAGGGCTCTCGAGCAGGAGCTCTCGTCGCGTGGCCACAACGATCTCGTCACCGAGACCCGTCCCCCGGTGAGCGAGGAGACCAACCCTTCGTGGAAGAGCTGGTCCTCGGACGACGAGGACGACGACGACCGCTGA
- a CDS encoding BldC family transcriptional regulator, whose amino-acid sequence MSSNHVDPETLLTPSEVASLFRVDPKTVTRWAKAGKLSSIRTLGGHRRYRESEVRGLLDGLPQQRQVD is encoded by the coding sequence ATGTCGTCCAACCACGTCGACCCCGAGACACTGCTCACGCCATCGGAGGTCGCGAGCCTGTTTCGGGTCGACCCCAAGACCGTGACGCGGTGGGCGAAGGCCGGCAAGCTCTCGTCCATCCGGACCCTGGGCGGCCACCGCCGCTACCGCGAGTCCGAGGTGCGGGGCCTGCTCGACGGCCTGCCGCAGCAGCGCCAGGTCGACTGA
- a CDS encoding DUF3618 domain-containing protein has translation MSDSSATPKLGTSERMKALEAELELTRGELAATVDELADRLNPKTQAERAVAEGKRLVADATDPSAAPEARKRARVVLGLAGAVAVLLVTGVVRRIARH, from the coding sequence ATGAGCGACTCGAGCGCAACACCGAAGCTGGGCACGTCCGAGCGCATGAAGGCGCTGGAAGCGGAGCTCGAGCTCACGCGCGGGGAGCTCGCGGCGACGGTGGACGAGCTGGCCGACCGGCTGAACCCCAAGACGCAGGCTGAGCGAGCCGTCGCGGAGGGCAAGCGGCTGGTGGCCGACGCGACGGATCCCTCGGCCGCACCCGAGGCGCGCAAGCGGGCGCGGGTGGTGCTGGGGCTCGCCGGTGCGGTGGCGGTGCTGCTGGTGACCGGCGTGGTGCGGCGGATCGCTCGGCACTGA
- a CDS encoding phage holin family protein gives MVTQTSVPGDTRSLGQLVSDLSEQAGRLVRAEIDLAKAELAEKAKQAGIGGGLLIAAGFLAFYGVGAAIATAIIGLSNAVAPWLAALIITVAIFLVVGLLALVGVRRLKRGMPPTPEHAMENVQQDVAAVKEGLH, from the coding sequence ATGGTCACGCAGACGTCGGTACCGGGCGACACGAGGTCGCTCGGTCAGCTGGTGAGCGACCTGTCGGAGCAGGCCGGTCGCCTGGTCCGCGCGGAGATCGACCTGGCGAAGGCCGAGCTCGCCGAGAAGGCGAAGCAGGCGGGCATCGGCGGCGGGCTGCTGATCGCCGCGGGGTTCCTGGCGTTCTACGGCGTCGGCGCCGCGATCGCCACGGCGATCATCGGCCTGTCGAACGCCGTGGCGCCGTGGCTCGCGGCCCTGATCATCACCGTGGCGATCTTCCTGGTGGTCGGCCTGCTGGCCCTGGTCGGCGTCCGGCGCCTGAAGCGTGGGATGCCGCCGACGCCGGAGCACGCGATGGAGAACGTCCAGCAGGACGTGGCAGCCGTCAAGGAGGGCCTGCACTGA
- a CDS encoding phage holin family protein: MTSAPQPEHHGLFDRLAHRLAGRTTEPIADRAKERIGRMEDRVRSSVMAELDAVSRSVRARAVQVRPSAIAFAVAAVLTVLALALMVGAAVVGLAHVLPLWLALLIVGVALLLLAAGAAAWGRNHLPPGPVLGVPPAPMPTHPAEELVHPWAD, encoded by the coding sequence GTGACCTCCGCCCCGCAGCCCGAGCACCACGGCCTGTTCGACCGCCTCGCCCACCGGCTCGCCGGCCGGACCACCGAGCCGATCGCCGACCGGGCGAAGGAGCGGATCGGTCGGATGGAGGACCGGGTCCGCTCGTCCGTGATGGCGGAGCTCGACGCGGTGAGCCGGTCCGTGCGAGCCCGCGCCGTGCAGGTGCGACCGTCCGCGATCGCCTTCGCCGTGGCGGCCGTCCTGACGGTCCTCGCACTGGCACTCATGGTCGGCGCAGCGGTGGTCGGCCTGGCCCACGTGCTGCCGCTGTGGCTGGCGCTGCTGATCGTCGGCGTCGCCCTGCTCCTGCTCGCGGCCGGCGCCGCCGCCTGGGGTCGCAACCACCTGCCTCCGGGGCCCGTGCTGGGAGTCCCGCCGGCGCCCATGCCGACGCACCCGGCTGAGGAGCTGGTGCACCCCTGGGCGGACTGA
- a CDS encoding FkbM family methyltransferase, whose protein sequence is MAAALGAGARRAPFVEDEVLGLAQLVGPGAVCVDVGAEFGLYTWTLAHLVGPAGAVHAIEPQPDLTRVLRLAKRLVGASHVTVHQLALGAEPGRGHLSLPSRRGMRVHGRAFLSDGTHGLGSNAEFSRHRSLPVEVDTLDAVAARLALARLDLVKADVEGAEERLLAGGSTTLRTFRPHLLLELEDRHLVRFDTSARSVVGRLETFGYTPSHWADGAWRPGIVGRNVLFRAGVTPDDGPRP, encoded by the coding sequence GTGGCGGCCGCGCTCGGTGCCGGCGCCCGCCGGGCGCCGTTCGTGGAGGACGAGGTGCTCGGCCTGGCCCAGCTGGTCGGCCCCGGAGCCGTCTGCGTGGACGTCGGCGCGGAGTTCGGGCTGTACACCTGGACCCTCGCGCACCTCGTCGGCCCCGCGGGTGCCGTGCACGCCATCGAGCCCCAACCCGACCTGACCCGGGTGCTCAGACTGGCCAAGCGCCTGGTCGGTGCGTCCCACGTCACGGTCCACCAGCTCGCCCTCGGTGCCGAACCGGGACGTGGGCACCTGTCGCTGCCGAGCCGACGCGGGATGCGGGTCCACGGCCGCGCGTTCCTGTCCGACGGCACGCACGGGCTCGGCTCCAACGCCGAGTTCAGCCGGCACCGCAGCCTGCCCGTGGAGGTCGACACCCTCGACGCCGTCGCGGCACGCCTCGCGCTGGCACGACTCGACCTGGTCAAGGCAGACGTCGAAGGCGCCGAGGAGCGGCTGCTCGCCGGCGGCAGCACGACGCTCCGCACCTTCCGGCCGCACCTGCTGCTCGAGCTCGAGGACCGCCACCTGGTGCGGTTCGACACGTCGGCGCGCAGCGTCGTCGGGCGGCTCGAGACGTTCGGCTACACCCCGTCGCACTGGGCGGACGGCGCCTGGCGGCCGGGCATCGTCGGCCGCAACGTCCTGTTCCGGGCCGGCGTGACGCCCGACGACGGACCTCGACCCTGA